The sequence GCCATACCCTCTTCCGAGCGATTATCCGCAATCGGTTTCTCCTGCCCCCAGCCGAGTGCCGTCAGTCTGGTCGCGGCGATCCCCTTTTGGACAACCGCGTTCATGACCGATTTGGCCCTTTGCGTGGAGAGAACCTTGTTGTTCTGTGGGGTTCCTACGTTATCGGTGTGGCCCTCGATACTTACCTTTAGCCCTGGATGAGCTTGGAGAAGCGCTGCTATTTGTCCGATGATCGCCAGAGATTCGGGTTTGATGTCGGACTTGCCTGTGTCGAAATTGATATAAAGGGCCATGAAACCGTCTTTGCTCAATGCGCTGTACATGGCATCTGCGGTCACTTCTTGCGT is a genomic window of Deltaproteobacteria bacterium containing:
- a CDS encoding OmpA family protein, translated to TQEVTADAMYSALSKDGFMALYINFDTGKSDIKPESLAIIGQIAALLQAHPGLKVSIEGHTDNVGTPQNNKVLSTQRAKSVMNAVVQKGIAATRLTALGWGQEKPIADNRSEEGMAKNRRVEIVKK